One segment of Leptospira bandrabouensis DNA contains the following:
- a CDS encoding type II toxin-antitoxin system RelE/ParE family toxin — translation MQKKWKILYFSEKKDIPSEIEIFINSKDERNQAKIFAWLDKLAELGPNLPRPYADLLIDGIHELRIKLSGSQIRILYFFCYKDYIILTNQFVKNTEKVPKAEISKAIKRRETFLQKYTEKNLKELNL, via the coding sequence GTGCAAAAGAAATGGAAAATTCTCTATTTTTCGGAAAAAAAGGATATACCTTCCGAAATTGAGATTTTCATAAATTCTAAGGATGAAAGAAACCAGGCAAAAATATTCGCTTGGTTAGATAAACTTGCTGAGTTAGGCCCAAATCTCCCTAGACCATACGCAGATCTTTTAATTGATGGAATTCATGAATTAAGAATTAAACTTTCTGGATCGCAGATTAGAATTTTATATTTCTTTTGTTATAAAGACTATATTATACTTACAAATCAATTTGTTAAAAATACAGAAAAAGTTCCTAAAGCTGAAATTAGCAAAGCTATTAAAAGAAGAGAAACTTTCTTACAAAAATATACTGAAAAAAACTTAAAGGAGTTAAATTTATGA
- a CDS encoding helix-turn-helix transcriptional regulator, translating into MRSLKNHLDTKLKSRSFKEKFEEEKELVNISIELQSLREKKGLSQSDLAKKAHVTQQQLSKIENGVNCNLSTFLKVCHALDMEISIKNRKLSA; encoded by the coding sequence ATGAGATCGTTAAAGAATCATTTAGATACTAAATTAAAAAGTAGATCTTTTAAGGAAAAATTTGAGGAAGAGAAAGAACTTGTTAATATCTCTATTGAGTTACAATCTTTGAGAGAAAAAAAGGGATTATCACAATCTGATTTAGCGAAAAAAGCACATGTTACTCAACAGCAACTATCAAAAATTGAAAATGGCGTTAATTGCAACTTATCTACATTTTTGAAAGTATGCCATGCATTAGATATGGAAATATCAATTAAAAACAGAAAACTTTCGGCTTAG
- a CDS encoding DUF2716 domain-containing protein: MKDWKKLDSKESNSVWDKFEEKYQFKPSVSEFPGIIKINPQLKLDISECYHETFNNTEFENIASDLFKNITKPNERMYALDWQHESYDFDPRNIMDRNDKSDEWLIPIFPNGDYYIFITKDFNNLWFGHPWEQTITLVGNDLIKFSNKIISKFSEIGIRLL, from the coding sequence ATGAAAGACTGGAAAAAATTAGATTCAAAAGAATCAAATTCAGTTTGGGATAAATTTGAAGAAAAATATCAGTTCAAACCGAGTGTATCTGAGTTTCCTGGAATAATAAAAATAAATCCACAATTAAAACTTGATATTTCAGAATGTTATCACGAGACGTTCAATAATACTGAATTTGAAAATATTGCTTCAGATTTATTTAAGAATATTACAAAACCAAATGAAAGAATGTATGCTTTAGATTGGCAACATGAATCATACGACTTTGATCCAAGAAATATAATGGATAGAAATGACAAATCTGACGAATGGTTGATTCCTATATTCCCTAATGGTGATTATTATATTTTTATTACAAAAGATTTCAATAATTTATGGTTTGGTCATCCATGGGAGCAAACAATTACTTTAGTCGGAAATGATTTAATTAAATTTTCTAATAAAATAATTTCTAAATTTTCAGAAATTGGAATTAGATTGTTGTAA
- a CDS encoding HigA family addiction module antitoxin: MKKETFINVHPGEILSEEFLIPLEISAYRLAKETGIPESNISDIINGKRSITAAISIKLGKFFELNPLFWIGLQNDYDIRLETHKLKSKINDIKSFKEIRKKNEKSKKIKSVA; encoded by the coding sequence ATGAAAAAAGAAACTTTTATCAATGTTCATCCTGGGGAAATTCTATCTGAAGAATTTCTTATTCCGTTAGAAATTTCGGCTTATCGCCTTGCAAAAGAAACAGGAATTCCTGAATCAAACATTTCAGATATTATTAACGGTAAAAGAAGTATTACTGCTGCTATTTCAATAAAATTGGGCAAATTTTTTGAACTGAATCCTTTGTTCTGGATCGGGCTTCAAAATGATTATGATATTAGATTAGAAACCCATAAGCTTAAATCAAAAATTAACGATATTAAGTCATTTAAAGAAATTAGAAAGAAAAACGAAAAAAGTAAGAAAATTAAGTCTGTAGCTTAA